One Sphingobacteruim zhuxiongii DNA window includes the following coding sequences:
- a CDS encoding lysylphosphatidylglycerol synthase transmembrane domain-containing protein codes for MGSELSVYVRRTKILLFIVVLICMIVFIWKTDFQSIKHTLANIGFKFFYLLIITYLAYFFGTWSWHVTLKKNRSKISILQLFSIRQVGETVGQYNPTSIIGGDLLKAQMLGRYHIDQLSAIESVATARITAVLSQILIFLIACIYLLYNNSSLINSRYGYVFCGLFILLIFLKVYFFIWISKKKNQSNRPQELTKPNVLQTLIQKSKGLLFNISQTYQNDPKSFWYSYLLAAIHWLIGSLEFYLILIFLGFNVSVIQGVLLDMSVIVFKSFAAFIPGQLGIEELGNKIMLALIGIHSATAWITVSILRRARQIIWIGIGFILYFFIKKDVQHATFKA; via the coding sequence ATGGGCAGCGAGCTAAGCGTTTACGTCAGGCGAACCAAAATTTTACTATTCATTGTTGTACTAATTTGTATGATAGTTTTTATTTGGAAAACAGATTTCCAAAGTATAAAACATACGCTCGCAAATATAGGCTTCAAGTTTTTTTATTTATTGATCATTACCTACCTAGCATATTTCTTTGGCACTTGGTCATGGCATGTCACGCTCAAAAAAAATCGAAGCAAAATATCAATCCTACAATTATTCTCCATTCGTCAAGTCGGAGAAACCGTCGGACAATACAATCCGACAAGCATCATTGGAGGCGACTTACTAAAAGCACAAATGCTAGGTCGCTACCACATAGACCAACTTAGCGCCATAGAGTCTGTCGCAACTGCTCGAATAACGGCGGTGCTCTCGCAAATTTTAATCTTTTTAATCGCCTGTATTTACTTACTCTACAATAACAGTTCTTTAATCAACAGCAGGTATGGCTACGTCTTTTGCGGGCTTTTCATCCTACTGATTTTTCTAAAAGTCTATTTCTTTATTTGGATCTCAAAAAAGAAAAATCAATCCAATCGTCCTCAAGAGCTGACGAAGCCCAACGTTCTTCAAACTCTAATCCAAAAGAGTAAAGGATTACTGTTCAATATTAGCCAAACCTATCAGAATGACCCTAAATCATTTTGGTATTCCTACCTACTTGCTGCCATACATTGGCTAATTGGCAGCTTGGAATTTTATCTTATACTAATTTTTCTAGGTTTTAATGTTAGCGTGATTCAAGGTGTGCTCCTTGACATGAGTGTTATTGTCTTTAAGAGTTTCGCTGCTTTTATACCTGGTCAGCTTGGTATCGAAGAACTAGGCAATAAGATTATGCTCGCCTTAATCGGAATTCACAGTGCGACGGCTTGGATTACCGTATCCATTCTTCGACGCGCCCGACAAATCATATGGATTGGGATCGGCTTTATTCTTTATTTTTTTATCAAAAAGGATGTACAACATGCAACTTTTAAGGCCTGA
- a CDS encoding glycosyltransferase family 4 protein, translating to MEKQNYELVEGIAKYTKIHRLVFQKDKESLLMFFWQLNRSILRILKENPNIQIVHFNDGLIAAIALRHKGYQNLKRVVTLHGLDVVFPWPYFQKKILPKFNMYDQIIAVSHATAIEAINRGIAPEKVTVIANGVDHQIAEIPPKSLEELQNRYPSIISKGSFMITLGRPVQRKGFSWLLDQVVREMPNEFQLLMIGPYNAKSSWLEKLLNLLPKRIYQMLTLFLGYPSDEKNIRKLLKDPDIGSKVEHLGKIPFDDLRSFLVHSSSFLMPNIQVPGDMEGFGLVCLEASLAGTLVLASATEGITDAIIDKKNGILVQSGDKEAWKSIMTKVYNNPSEFQDDKKKYQSYSKQHYSWEKMSASYWNVFQNLYTNPTFAHSNNKSTELHVL from the coding sequence ATGGAAAAACAAAATTATGAACTCGTGGAGGGGATTGCCAAGTATACCAAAATCCATCGCCTAGTTTTTCAAAAAGACAAGGAGAGCTTACTTATGTTTTTCTGGCAACTCAATAGAAGCATCTTGCGAATCCTAAAAGAAAATCCCAATATCCAAATAGTCCATTTTAACGATGGACTTATCGCCGCAATTGCATTACGTCATAAAGGATATCAAAACCTGAAACGCGTGGTAACCTTGCATGGTCTGGACGTCGTTTTTCCTTGGCCCTATTTTCAAAAAAAGATTCTCCCTAAATTTAACATGTATGATCAAATCATTGCTGTTAGCCATGCTACAGCAATTGAAGCTATAAATCGAGGCATAGCGCCTGAAAAAGTCACCGTTATTGCGAATGGCGTCGATCATCAGATCGCAGAGATTCCTCCTAAGTCACTCGAAGAACTCCAAAATCGTTATCCTTCTATTATATCCAAAGGAAGCTTTATGATTACTTTGGGAAGACCAGTACAACGTAAAGGCTTCTCATGGCTACTCGATCAAGTTGTTCGTGAGATGCCGAATGAGTTCCAGTTACTGATGATTGGGCCGTATAATGCAAAATCAAGTTGGCTGGAAAAACTTTTAAACCTGCTTCCGAAAAGAATCTATCAAATGCTCACTTTATTTTTGGGATACCCCTCTGATGAAAAAAATATCCGTAAACTATTGAAAGATCCTGATATTGGTTCGAAAGTCGAACATTTGGGGAAAATTCCATTTGATGATCTTCGGAGCTTCCTCGTACATAGTTCGTCGTTCTTGATGCCAAACATACAAGTGCCCGGAGACATGGAAGGCTTTGGGCTGGTTTGTCTCGAAGCATCGCTCGCTGGTACTTTAGTACTCGCTTCCGCAACGGAAGGAATTACGGACGCAATTATCGATAAGAAAAATGGAATCCTCGTGCAGTCTGGGGACAAGGAAGCGTGGAAATCAATAATGACCAAGGTTTACAACAATCCAAGCGAGTTCCAAGACGACAAAAAGAAATATCAATCTTATTCGAAACAGCATTATTCATGGGAAAAGATGTCGGCAAGTTATTGGAATGTTTTTCAGAATTTATATACGAATCCTACGTTCGCTCATTCAAATAATAAATCAACTGAACTTCATGTATTATAA
- a CDS encoding glycosyltransferase family 4 protein — protein sequence MKKVAFFTEMLVEDFDGAARTMFQLINRINPNDYAYFFVYGVGPETFRNFQSHKVPTLKIPVNEDYAIALPQLAKKKIALALDDFQPDVIHIATPSILGFFALKYAKSRNIPVISIYHTHFISYIAYYLRNLKAFIRPTEQWMQRTMQRFYNNCERVYVPTRNIELELQRLGIEKDKLQIWQRGIDCELFNPKKRSKVFIENLTLNNKPNILFASRLVWEKNIQTLIEVYKLLEQEGMPYNFIIAGEGAAKNQAMEEMPEAIFLGKLSHQELSILYASADTFIFPSISETYGNVIIEAMASGLPCIIANGGGSSSLVEHGRTGYKCSPNNAKEYVHYLHKILNHERAYQQIQEAGLRYARLLDWDALAETYFEEIELLAGDKRKEVIWAAS from the coding sequence ATGAAGAAGGTTGCTTTTTTCACAGAAATGTTAGTTGAAGATTTCGATGGAGCCGCAAGGACGATGTTCCAACTCATCAATCGAATCAATCCGAATGATTACGCTTACTTCTTTGTTTACGGAGTCGGTCCCGAAACATTTAGAAATTTTCAAAGCCACAAGGTTCCAACCCTAAAAATTCCGGTCAACGAGGATTACGCGATTGCATTACCGCAGCTCGCTAAAAAGAAAATCGCACTCGCTTTGGATGATTTTCAACCCGATGTAATTCATATCGCTACGCCATCCATACTCGGATTCTTTGCTTTAAAGTATGCGAAGAGTAGAAACATTCCAGTTATTAGTATTTATCATACCCACTTTATTTCTTACATCGCCTATTATTTACGGAATTTAAAGGCTTTCATCCGTCCAACAGAACAATGGATGCAAAGAACAATGCAACGATTCTATAATAATTGCGAACGCGTGTATGTACCTACGCGCAACATTGAATTAGAGCTTCAACGTCTTGGAATCGAAAAAGACAAACTTCAAATCTGGCAACGTGGAATTGATTGCGAATTATTCAACCCCAAAAAAAGAAGCAAAGTATTCATTGAAAATCTAACGCTTAATAATAAACCAAATATACTTTTTGCCAGCCGACTAGTATGGGAGAAGAACATCCAAACGCTTATCGAGGTCTATAAGCTTCTGGAACAAGAAGGTATGCCTTACAACTTCATTATTGCAGGTGAAGGTGCTGCTAAAAATCAAGCTATGGAAGAGATGCCTGAAGCCATCTTTCTTGGAAAACTTTCACATCAAGAATTATCCATTCTTTATGCTTCCGCCGATACTTTTATATTCCCCTCGATTTCTGAAACCTATGGAAACGTAATTATTGAAGCCATGGCGTCTGGATTGCCTTGTATTATTGCGAATGGCGGTGGCAGTAGCAGTTTGGTAGAACACGGTAGAACTGGATACAAATGTTCCCCCAACAATGCGAAAGAATACGTTCATTATCTCCACAAAATACTGAATCACGAACGCGCCTATCAACAAATCCAAGAGGCTGGATTAAGGTATGCGAGGTTATTGGATTGGGATGCCCTCGCAGAAACTTATTTCGAAGAGATTGAACTTTTGGCAGGCGATAAAAGGAAAGAAGTTATATGGGCAGCGAGCTAA